A region of Haloplanus sp. XH21 DNA encodes the following proteins:
- the mptA gene encoding GTP cyclohydrolase MptA, translating to MSHQLPDVQASQPDVTVGLSQVGVTGVEKLLKLDRNGKRPIVLMAEFEVFVDLPSGRKGIDMSRNMQVIDETLETAVSEPSYRVEEVCGDVAERLLEKHDYTSTAEVRMEADYVTREETPASGLATQNTATIIAGAVATEEGTKEEIGARVTGMTVCPCSQGMSESRARETLDSLGVDEETVDAFLDEVPQPGHSQRGHATLTLTSEGASDIDLRDIIDVARDAMSARIYNLAKRPDEDHMTYHAHANAKFVEDCVRSLAESVVEEFDHLDDETVVHMKQSNDESIHQHNAHAERELTLQALREEVGAQS from the coding sequence ATGAGTCACCAGTTGCCTGACGTACAGGCAAGCCAGCCCGACGTGACCGTCGGGCTCAGTCAGGTCGGAGTCACCGGGGTCGAGAAACTCCTCAAACTCGACCGGAACGGGAAGCGACCGATCGTTCTGATGGCGGAGTTCGAAGTGTTCGTCGACCTGCCCAGCGGGCGGAAGGGCATCGACATGAGCCGAAACATGCAGGTGATCGACGAGACGCTGGAGACGGCCGTTTCCGAACCCTCCTACCGGGTCGAGGAGGTCTGTGGCGACGTGGCCGAACGACTGCTCGAGAAACACGACTACACCTCCACGGCGGAGGTGCGGATGGAAGCCGACTACGTGACCCGAGAGGAGACGCCGGCCTCGGGGCTCGCGACACAGAACACCGCGACTATCATCGCGGGTGCGGTCGCCACCGAGGAGGGAACGAAAGAGGAGATCGGCGCCCGCGTCACCGGCATGACCGTCTGTCCGTGTTCGCAGGGCATGTCCGAATCCCGGGCCCGCGAGACGCTCGACAGCCTTGGTGTCGACGAGGAGACGGTCGACGCCTTCCTCGACGAAGTGCCCCAGCCGGGTCACTCCCAGCGTGGCCACGCCACGCTCACGCTCACGAGCGAGGGCGCGTCCGACATCGACCTCCGGGACATCATCGACGTCGCCCGCGACGCCATGAGCGCGCGCATCTACAATCTCGCGAAGCGGCCGGACGAGGACCACATGACCTACCACGCCCACGCGAACGCCAAGTTCGTCGAGGACTGCGTGCGGTCGCTGGCCGAGTCCGTCGTCGAGGAGTTCGACCACCTCGACGACGAGACGGTCGTCCACATGAAGCAGTCGAACGACGAATCCATCCACCAGCACAACGCCCACGCGGAGCGGGAACTCACCCTGCAGGCACTGCGCGAAGAAGTCGGCGCCCAGTCTTAG
- a CDS encoding TrmB family transcriptional regulator yields the protein MATLRDLGLSEYESRAYRGLLDTGPATAKELSSGSDVPMGRIYDVLNGLEGNGLVRSQAASRPKKYIAVEPDTALERLVEARKRELEQQAERYEAVADELSDELDAAGPIEGQFWTAAVGPDETVDLLIERVAAADERIHHVAGLPSAQVDIGAVGQRVLEAFEAALSRGVSVSILIHPGLVDTVSDDLRAAYADRLGDDENYEIRTSTAIDGTFTLIDGEEVCIEVPNPLDSGEAFAMIDFKDAAFADDVRTVFDEQWTASTPPERL from the coding sequence ATGGCGACGTTGCGCGATCTCGGCCTCTCGGAGTATGAATCTCGGGCGTACCGTGGACTCCTCGATACCGGACCGGCAACCGCCAAGGAGTTGTCGTCCGGGAGTGACGTACCGATGGGGCGGATATACGACGTGTTGAACGGACTGGAGGGGAACGGTCTGGTGCGGAGTCAGGCGGCCAGTCGCCCGAAGAAGTACATCGCGGTCGAACCCGACACCGCGCTGGAACGGCTCGTGGAGGCCCGAAAGCGGGAACTCGAACAGCAGGCCGAACGGTACGAGGCGGTTGCCGACGAGTTGAGCGACGAACTCGACGCCGCGGGACCCATCGAGGGGCAGTTCTGGACCGCGGCTGTCGGCCCGGACGAGACGGTCGACCTGCTCATCGAACGCGTCGCGGCGGCCGACGAGCGGATCCATCACGTCGCCGGCCTCCCGTCCGCACAGGTCGACATCGGTGCGGTGGGCCAGCGCGTTCTGGAGGCCTTCGAAGCGGCGCTCTCACGGGGCGTGTCGGTGTCGATCCTCATCCACCCTGGCCTCGTCGACACCGTGTCGGACGACCTTCGCGCGGCGTACGCCGACCGCCTCGGCGACGACGAGAACTACGAGATCCGCACGTCGACGGCCATCGACGGCACCTTCACGCTCATCGACGGCGAGGAAGTGTGTATCGAGGTGCCGAACCCGCTCGACTCCGGCGAGGCGTTCGCCATGATCGATTTCAAGGACGCCGCCTTCGCCGACGATGTACGGACCGTCTTCGACGAACAGTGGACGGCGTCGACGCCGCCAGAGCGTCTCTAA
- a CDS encoding DUF7124 domain-containing protein: MESGGTMTLAFELEALKALADPNAVFDDARQWTEYVGVLSDQPTYVVTNFTRKRRLRQDFFSGPRGVRESLDNVADQFDTDRHVFIGTTEEDREVAEEMSWEYLSIEEAAEFAAWDLGDETADDPFEAETRDDWP, encoded by the coding sequence ATGGAAAGCGGCGGGACGATGACGCTCGCGTTCGAACTCGAGGCACTCAAGGCGCTCGCCGACCCGAACGCGGTGTTCGACGACGCCCGACAGTGGACCGAGTACGTGGGCGTCCTCAGCGACCAACCGACGTACGTCGTCACTAACTTCACGCGCAAGCGACGCCTCCGGCAGGACTTCTTCTCGGGGCCGCGTGGCGTGCGCGAGAGCCTCGACAACGTGGCCGACCAGTTCGACACCGACCGCCACGTCTTCATCGGGACGACCGAGGAGGATCGGGAAGTCGCCGAGGAGATGAGCTGGGAGTATCTTTCCATCGAGGAGGCGGCGGAGTTCGCGGCGTGGGATCTGGGCGACGAGACGGCGGACGACCCCTTCGAGGCGGAGACGCGCGACGACTGGCCATAG